From the genome of Nocardia sp. NBC_01503, one region includes:
- a CDS encoding bifunctional acetate--CoA ligase family protein/GNAT family N-acetyltransferase yields MTDPADPAPLLPADTPGTPAIPPPPPEHWFADVLAADGGVVRLRPITPDDAAGLERFHTGLSDRTRYLRYFGPYPRMTPKDLYRTTHVDYRDRVGLVIELGDEIIAVGRYEHLSDRAGARSAEVAFVVADHHQGRGLGSILLEHLAGAAAENTIETFVAEVLAENNAMVTVFRDAGYQVQRSRDGSVLHLEFAIDPTEALLSVRDSRERASEARSVGNLLSPRSVAVIGATPLATRVGGAVLANLLSGGFQGPVFPVNRNRTAVRGVRAYPTVRDIPDEVDLAVIAVPAAEIGSVLDDCMAKGVKGLVVLTAGFSETGPHGFAAERELVEAVRAHGMRVVGPSALGIANTDPAVSLNATLASVLPGRGRIGFFCQSGPLGAAILGEAAARQLGLSTFVSAGNRADVSGNDLLQYWDTDPGTDVVLLYLETFGNPRKFSRIARRVARTKPIVAVSSGRNVVRVDGEPDLDRSLVRNLFAQAGIIQVDSITELFDCAMLLAYQPLPAGPRLAVLGNSAALNWLAVDAGRNEGLTVGEPIHLGPQAGPADYLTAVAAAVTDHTVDAVIVIYSPPVPNAVAAFAEAIRSGAQSDPETPVLTTFVADQGMPNLLATRGPGGMLERGSIPSYGDPERAARALARVRRYADWRTRPVSQVVRPQGCATARARELVAQWMASGTDHWLSDLEAAELLGCYGIGVVEFREVRDADAAVAAAEELGYPVAAKATGEIWRNRPDLTGVRLDLWRPDAVRRGFTDLAEISGNPVHIQRMATKGVGCGFRVQDDPSFGSVISFGLSGTIIDLLGDRVYRALPLTEDESAELIDAPRAAPLLSGTVRGRDIGKPVDRAALAELAQRISALCDDLPEVRELQCEPIMAASEGAAVLYGRVRIGPEPNRFDIGPRRMA; encoded by the coding sequence GTGACTGACCCCGCCGACCCCGCACCGCTGCTGCCCGCGGATACACCCGGCACGCCCGCGATTCCACCGCCGCCGCCCGAACACTGGTTCGCCGATGTGCTGGCCGCCGACGGCGGCGTGGTTCGGCTGCGCCCGATCACCCCCGACGATGCGGCGGGGTTGGAGCGATTCCACACCGGGCTCTCGGATCGGACCCGGTATCTGCGGTACTTCGGACCGTATCCGCGGATGACGCCGAAGGATCTGTACCGCACCACGCATGTGGACTATCGCGATCGGGTCGGGCTGGTGATCGAGCTCGGGGACGAGATCATCGCGGTCGGGCGGTACGAGCATCTCTCGGATCGGGCGGGAGCGCGCTCGGCCGAGGTGGCGTTCGTGGTCGCCGACCATCATCAGGGGCGCGGGCTCGGATCGATTCTGCTCGAACACCTCGCGGGCGCGGCGGCCGAGAACACCATCGAAACCTTTGTGGCAGAGGTGCTTGCCGAGAACAACGCCATGGTGACGGTGTTCCGCGATGCCGGATATCAGGTCCAGCGCAGCCGCGACGGATCGGTCCTGCACCTGGAATTCGCCATCGACCCCACCGAAGCCCTGCTCTCGGTGCGGGATTCGCGCGAACGCGCCTCCGAGGCGCGCAGTGTCGGGAATCTGCTCAGTCCGCGTTCGGTGGCGGTGATCGGCGCGACTCCGCTGGCGACCCGGGTCGGTGGCGCGGTGCTGGCGAATCTGCTCTCCGGTGGATTCCAGGGGCCGGTGTTCCCGGTGAATCGCAATCGCACCGCCGTACGCGGGGTGCGCGCCTATCCGACCGTGCGCGATATTCCCGATGAGGTCGACCTCGCCGTAATCGCCGTTCCCGCCGCCGAAATCGGCTCGGTGCTCGATGACTGTATGGCCAAGGGCGTCAAGGGGTTGGTGGTGCTCACCGCCGGATTCTCCGAGACCGGGCCGCACGGCTTCGCCGCCGAACGCGAACTCGTCGAAGCCGTACGCGCGCACGGTATGCGGGTGGTGGGTCCGAGCGCGCTCGGCATCGCCAACACCGATCCCGCCGTATCGCTGAACGCCACCCTCGCCTCGGTCCTGCCCGGGCGCGGTCGTATCGGATTCTTCTGCCAGTCAGGGCCTTTGGGCGCGGCCATTCTCGGTGAGGCGGCCGCGCGCCAACTCGGCCTGTCCACCTTCGTCTCCGCCGGTAACCGCGCCGACGTCTCCGGCAATGACCTGCTGCAGTATTGGGATACCGATCCCGGCACCGATGTGGTGCTGCTGTATCTGGAGACCTTCGGCAATCCGCGCAAGTTCTCCCGGATCGCGCGCCGGGTGGCGCGCACCAAACCCATTGTGGCCGTGAGCAGTGGCCGCAATGTGGTGCGCGTGGACGGGGAGCCGGATCTGGACCGGTCGCTGGTGCGGAATCTCTTCGCGCAGGCGGGCATCATCCAGGTCGACTCCATCACAGAGCTTTTCGACTGCGCCATGCTGCTGGCCTATCAACCGCTGCCCGCCGGGCCGCGACTGGCGGTCCTCGGCAACAGCGCCGCGCTGAACTGGCTCGCGGTGGACGCGGGCCGCAATGAAGGACTCACGGTGGGGGAGCCGATCCACCTCGGGCCGCAGGCGGGACCCGCCGACTATTTGACCGCCGTCGCGGCCGCGGTCACCGATCACACGGTGGACGCCGTCATCGTCATCTACTCCCCGCCGGTGCCGAACGCGGTCGCGGCCTTCGCCGAGGCCATTCGCTCCGGTGCGCAATCCGATCCGGAGACACCGGTTCTCACCACCTTCGTCGCCGATCAGGGCATGCCGAATCTGCTCGCCACGCGTGGACCGGGCGGCATGCTCGAGCGCGGCTCCATTCCCTCCTACGGTGATCCGGAGCGCGCGGCCCGGGCCCTGGCCCGGGTGCGGCGCTACGCGGATTGGCGCACCCGCCCGGTCTCGCAGGTGGTGCGGCCGCAGGGCTGCGCGACCGCCCGGGCCCGGGAACTGGTCGCCCAGTGGATGGCATCGGGGACCGATCACTGGCTGTCGGATCTGGAGGCCGCGGAACTATTGGGCTGCTACGGCATCGGGGTCGTCGAATTCCGCGAGGTGCGTGATGCCGATGCCGCCGTGGCCGCCGCCGAGGAGCTCGGATATCCCGTCGCCGCCAAGGCGACCGGTGAGATCTGGCGCAATCGCCCCGACCTCACCGGTGTGCGCCTGGACCTGTGGCGTCCGGACGCGGTGCGCCGGGGGTTCACCGATCTGGCCGAGATCTCCGGGAATCCCGTGCACATTCAGCGCATGGCGACCAAGGGCGTCGGCTGTGGTTTCCGGGTGCAGGACGATCCGTCCTTCGGTTCGGTGATCAGTTTCGGGCTCTCGGGCACGATTATCGATCTGCTCGGTGACCGCGTGTATCGGGCGCTACCGCTGACCGAGGACGAATCGGCCGAGCTCATCGACGCGCCCCGGGCCGCCCCGCTGCTCTCGGGCACCGTCCGCGGCCGCGATATCGGCAAACCGGTGGATCGAGCCGCCCTTGCCGAACTGGCACAACGCATTTCGGCGCTCTGTGATGACCTGCCCGAGGTGCGCGAATTGCAGTGCGAACCGATCATGGCCGCATCCGAGGGGGCGGCGGTGCTGTACGGCCGGGTGCGCATCGGGCCCGAGCCCAACCGCTTCGATATCGGGCCGCGGCGGATGGCCTGA
- a CDS encoding helix-turn-helix transcriptional regulator, whose amino-acid sequence MRADRLVATLLFMQTRGRVTAAEVAAELEVSVATARRDLEALSTAGIPVYPQAGRGGGWALVGGARTDLSGLTAPEAQSLFLLLGPMATASPATRSALRKLLRALPQSFRTDAEAAAGAMIVDPARWGERDEQAPAPVEELQRAVVRRRRVRFEYGRGETRTRRTVDPWGLIDKDAIWYLIAGTDRGQRTFRVDRMTDIEITGEPAHRPADFDLNTAWSEVVEEVERHRSTLSATVLVPDHLLPVLRHQQGRHCVLEGPIPDGRTRVRITAPSPLMIAQQLAGWGTALEVTEPDSVRAELARLGTELVARYGT is encoded by the coding sequence ATGCGAGCCGATCGATTGGTAGCCACCCTGTTGTTCATGCAGACCCGCGGCCGGGTGACCGCGGCCGAGGTCGCGGCCGAGCTGGAGGTGTCGGTGGCGACCGCGCGCCGTGACCTGGAGGCGCTCTCGACCGCCGGGATTCCGGTATACCCGCAGGCCGGGCGCGGTGGGGGCTGGGCACTGGTGGGTGGTGCGCGCACGGATCTGAGCGGCTTGACCGCTCCGGAGGCGCAGTCACTGTTCCTGCTGCTGGGCCCGATGGCGACCGCGAGCCCGGCCACTCGCTCCGCACTGCGAAAGTTGTTGCGCGCGCTACCGCAGTCCTTCCGCACCGATGCGGAGGCGGCGGCCGGTGCGATGATCGTCGATCCGGCGCGCTGGGGTGAACGCGATGAACAGGCTCCGGCCCCGGTCGAGGAGTTGCAGCGCGCGGTGGTGCGCCGCCGCCGGGTGCGATTCGAGTACGGCCGCGGCGAGACTCGCACGCGGCGGACCGTCGACCCGTGGGGTCTGATCGACAAGGACGCCATCTGGTACCTGATCGCCGGAACCGACCGCGGGCAGCGGACCTTCCGGGTCGATCGCATGACCGATATCGAGATCACCGGCGAACCAGCGCATCGCCCAGCCGATTTCGACCTCAATACCGCCTGGTCGGAGGTTGTCGAGGAGGTGGAGCGGCATCGTTCGACGCTCTCGGCGACCGTCCTGGTTCCGGATCATCTGCTACCGGTGCTGCGCCATCAGCAGGGCAGGCACTGCGTGCTGGAGGGCCCGATTCCGGACGGCCGCACCAGGGTTCGCATCACCGCCCCGAGCCCGCTCATGATCGCCCAGCAATTGGCCGGGTGGGGTACCGCGCTCGAGGTCACCGAACCCGATTCGGTGCGCGCGGAATTGGCCCGCCTGGGCACCGAACTCGTGGCGCGCTATGGCACCTGA
- a CDS encoding DUF4192 domain-containing protein, protein MTVLPRTLDRMTTPAEPGPPEPLPAAVDPPAEPDPHLRDPGDFIAAIPAMLGFVPARSLVITVLRAEPGASGRAAIDVVARMDLDNPGRSATGELADRVAGVCAGGEASAVLALIVDDRATAPVERHRGVRSRKHRDLIGALEHRLDAEAIPLAGAWAVTAIGRDQPWWSLLGPGRCGSQPDPATSLVTLEHVLAGRPMRASRDELTAAVAVNSIVRDKMPELLEAATEAAADRLAHAVRRGEPNFYNRAALRGILRQIANIEAGLLPTVADLAEVAVALRDQTVRDILFGLTPGVHAGAAETLWLELTRALPDPDRAEAAMLLGYTAYARGDGPFAGVALAAALASDESHRMANLLDLGLQTGMRPERLHRLARAGREAAADLGIDLRSEHP, encoded by the coding sequence GTGACGGTGCTCCCGCGCACCCTCGACCGCATGACAACGCCCGCCGAACCCGGCCCACCCGAACCCCTGCCCGCCGCCGTCGACCCGCCGGCCGAACCCGACCCGCACTTGCGGGATCCTGGTGATTTCATCGCCGCGATACCCGCCATGCTCGGCTTCGTGCCGGCCAGATCGCTGGTGATCACCGTATTGCGCGCGGAGCCGGGTGCCTCCGGAAGGGCGGCGATCGATGTGGTCGCCCGGATGGATCTGGACAATCCAGGTCGGTCCGCCACCGGGGAGTTGGCGGACCGGGTCGCGGGAGTCTGTGCGGGCGGGGAGGCGTCGGCGGTGCTGGCGCTGATCGTGGATGACCGGGCGACCGCGCCCGTTGAACGGCATCGTGGGGTGCGATCGCGCAAACACCGCGATCTCATCGGCGCGCTGGAGCATCGACTCGATGCCGAGGCGATTCCGCTCGCCGGTGCGTGGGCGGTAACCGCCATCGGGAGGGATCAGCCGTGGTGGAGTCTGCTCGGACCCGGGCGGTGCGGCAGTCAACCCGATCCGGCGACCTCGCTGGTGACGCTCGAGCATGTGCTCGCGGGCCGTCCAATGCGCGCCTCACGCGATGAGTTGACCGCCGCGGTCGCGGTGAATTCCATTGTGCGAGACAAGATGCCCGAACTCCTGGAGGCGGCGACCGAGGCCGCCGCCGACCGGCTCGCCCATGCCGTGCGCCGCGGTGAGCCGAACTTCTACAATCGCGCCGCACTGCGCGGCATCCTGCGGCAGATCGCGAATATCGAGGCGGGCCTTCTGCCCACCGTCGCCGACCTGGCGGAAGTGGCTGTCGCACTGCGTGATCAGACGGTGCGCGACATCCTCTTCGGCCTCACACCCGGCGTGCACGCCGGTGCGGCCGAAACCCTGTGGCTCGAATTGACCCGCGCCCTGCCCGATCCCGATCGCGCCGAGGCGGCCATGCTGCTGGGCTATACCGCCTACGCCCGCGGTGACGGACCCTTCGCCGGAGTCGCGCTGGCGGCCGCCCTGGCCTCGGACGAATCCCATCGCATGGCCAACCTGCTCGATCTCGGCCTGCAGACCGGTATGCGCCCGGAGCGGTTACACCGCTTGGCGCGGGCCGGACGCGAAGCCGCCGCGGATCTCGGGATCGATCTGCGATCGGAGCACCCGTGA
- a CDS encoding DUF5642 family protein, with protein sequence MASQSLVTTVHTDSGLARLLPDASQFPSRYAAVTLPVDAAGQAASDLDGVLPGASIDPATCAPQAPTAGPVVVVGTDDNARATLTVELVRTDQKLATLRDQLQRCGTVHVGHGGTTATITTEMDPPPPLDADDTLALRRTVRSESGSAGMTRSMQTLLGQIGDVRINVTYMSFSGGKPDAEALDTLFTTAVSKVRKG encoded by the coding sequence GTGGCATCCCAAAGTTTGGTGACAACCGTGCACACCGACAGCGGACTCGCCCGGTTACTGCCCGACGCGTCCCAATTCCCTTCCCGCTACGCCGCGGTGACTCTGCCCGTCGACGCGGCGGGTCAGGCCGCGAGCGATCTGGACGGTGTACTGCCCGGCGCGAGCATCGATCCCGCGACCTGCGCACCGCAGGCACCCACCGCCGGACCGGTGGTCGTGGTCGGCACCGATGACAATGCCCGCGCCACCCTCACCGTGGAGTTGGTGCGCACCGATCAGAAACTCGCCACCCTGCGAGATCAATTGCAGCGCTGCGGAACCGTGCACGTCGGACACGGCGGCACCACCGCCACCATCACCACCGAAATGGATCCGCCACCGCCACTGGACGCCGACGACACCCTCGCGCTGCGGCGCACCGTGCGATCGGAATCCGGCAGCGCGGGCATGACGCGCAGCATGCAGACTCTGCTCGGCCAGATCGGTGATGTGCGAATCAATGTCACCTACATGTCTTTCAGCGGCGGCAAACCCGACGCCGAAGCCCTCGACACGCTCTTCACCACCGCGGTGAGCAAGGTGCGCAAGGGCTGA
- a CDS encoding metal-dependent transcriptional regulator, with protein sequence MKDLVDTTEMYLRTIYDLEEEGVTPLRARIAERLEQSGPTVSQTVARMERDGLLTVAGDRHLELTDKGRAMAVSVMRKHRLAERLLVDIIGLDWENVHAEACRWEHVMSEEVERRLVEVLNNPTTSPYGNPIPGLDELGVTPSGGGEEKLIRLSDLPSGQSAAVVVRRLSEHIQTDPEVIGQLREAGVVPDARVNVETKPGAVIILVPGHEGYELSDEMAHAVQVKLV encoded by the coding sequence GTGAAGGATCTGGTCGACACCACGGAGATGTACCTCCGTACCATCTACGACCTCGAGGAGGAGGGCGTTACGCCCCTGCGCGCTCGCATTGCCGAGCGCCTCGAACAGAGCGGGCCCACGGTGAGCCAGACGGTGGCCCGGATGGAGCGCGACGGTTTGCTGACCGTTGCCGGTGACCGCCACCTCGAATTGACCGATAAGGGTCGTGCCATGGCCGTCTCGGTCATGCGCAAGCATCGCCTCGCCGAGCGGCTGCTGGTCGACATCATCGGCCTGGACTGGGAGAACGTGCACGCCGAGGCCTGCCGCTGGGAGCATGTGATGAGCGAGGAGGTGGAGCGCCGCCTGGTGGAGGTGCTGAACAACCCCACCACCTCGCCGTACGGCAATCCCATTCCGGGTCTGGACGAACTGGGTGTCACGCCGAGCGGCGGCGGCGAGGAGAAGTTGATCCGACTCTCGGATCTGCCCTCGGGGCAGTCGGCCGCGGTCGTGGTGCGTCGCCTGTCCGAGCACATTCAGACCGATCCCGAGGTCATCGGTCAGCTGCGTGAGGCCGGTGTCGTACCGGACGCGCGGGTGAATGTGGAGACCAAGCCCGGTGCGGTGATCATTCTGGTGCCGGGTCACGAAGGCTACGAATTGTCCGATGAGATGGCGCATGCCGTCCAGGTGAAGTTGGTCTGA
- a CDS encoding acetoin utilization protein AcuC — MPDRARGDGTVVWSDRFLDYTWTPEHPMRPVRLQFTMALAENLGLLDGVETLTPATAGESELLRVHTHDYIEAVKHARQPAGIVPAAPPFGLGSADNPVFPHMHEAASVIVGGTLAAAREIAAGRTRRAVSIGGGMHHAMPDSAAGFCVYNDVAVAISWLLENGFDRIAYLDVDVHHGDGVQRMFYGDPRVLTLSIHQHPATLWPNTGWPEETGAGKAEGTAVNLPIMPGTRDQLWLRGFHAVAPGALAAFRPQIVVSQCGVDTHREDPLADLELSVDGQRAAFIAMRELADQYAQGRWLAVGGGGYGLIRVVPRAWTHLLAAALDRDIDPDTEIPQQWKDLVGAYAPTVAAPGTMGDGADTGFDRWDGPGGGRETGDERADRARRALDTAILATRRATFGLLGLDPEDPRD, encoded by the coding sequence ATGCCCGACCGTGCGCGTGGAGATGGAACCGTTGTCTGGAGCGATAGGTTCCTGGACTACACGTGGACACCCGAACACCCGATGCGACCGGTGCGACTGCAGTTCACCATGGCGCTCGCGGAGAATCTGGGGCTGCTCGACGGGGTCGAGACGCTGACCCCGGCCACGGCGGGGGAGTCCGAACTGCTGCGCGTGCACACTCATGACTACATCGAGGCCGTCAAGCACGCTCGGCAACCGGCGGGCATCGTCCCGGCCGCACCGCCCTTCGGCCTCGGCTCGGCGGACAACCCGGTATTCCCGCACATGCACGAGGCGGCCTCGGTGATCGTCGGCGGGACCTTGGCCGCGGCGCGGGAGATCGCGGCCGGGCGGACCCGGCGGGCGGTCAGCATCGGCGGTGGCATGCATCACGCCATGCCGGATTCGGCGGCCGGGTTCTGCGTGTACAACGATGTGGCGGTGGCGATTTCGTGGCTGCTGGAGAACGGGTTCGATCGGATCGCCTATCTCGATGTGGACGTACATCACGGAGATGGCGTGCAGCGCATGTTCTATGGCGATCCGCGCGTGCTGACGCTCTCGATCCATCAGCATCCGGCGACGCTGTGGCCCAATACCGGATGGCCGGAGGAGACCGGGGCGGGCAAGGCCGAGGGCACGGCCGTCAATCTGCCGATCATGCCCGGCACCCGGGATCAATTGTGGCTGCGGGGTTTCCACGCGGTGGCCCCCGGCGCGCTGGCGGCGTTCCGCCCGCAGATCGTGGTCAGCCAGTGCGGGGTCGATACCCATCGCGAGGATCCGCTGGCCGATCTGGAGCTGAGCGTGGACGGTCAGCGCGCGGCCTTCATCGCCATGCGCGAACTGGCCGATCAATACGCCCAGGGGCGCTGGCTCGCGGTCGGCGGGGGTGGATACGGACTCATCCGGGTCGTCCCGCGCGCCTGGACCCATCTGCTGGCCGCCGCCCTGGATCGGGATATCGACCCGGACACCGAGATTCCGCAGCAGTGGAAGGACCTGGTCGGCGCGTACGCGCCCACCGTCGCCGCACCCGGCACCATGGGCGATGGCGCGGACACCGGCTTCGACCGCTGGGACGGTCCGGGCGGCGGTCGCGAAACCGGTGACGAGCGCGCCGACCGCGCCCGCCGGGCCCTGGACACCGCTATTTTGGCAACCCGCCGAGCGACTTTCGGCCTGCTCGGCCTGGATCCGGAGGATCCCCGTGACTGA
- the galE gene encoding UDP-glucose 4-epimerase GalE: MKLLVTGGAGYVGGGVAQVLLEEGHEVVVVDDLSTGNTDGVPAGAKFVEGDIATVGVDLIAAESFDGVLHFAAQSLVGESVVQPEKYWHGNVVKTLALLEAMRDAGTPRLVFSSTAAVYGEPEQVPIVEDAPKAPTNPYGASKLSIDYAITSYAAAHGLAATSLRYFNVAGAYAGLGENRVVETHLIPLVLQTALGHRDSISVFGTDYPTPDGSAVRDYIHIRDLAQAHLLALTQSQPGAHRIFNLGSGTGFSVREVISACRRVTGLPINSVDAPRRAGDPAVLIASSDKAMAELGWRPEHTDLDEIVTDAWDFLRALGDRAHSARK; this comes from the coding sequence TTGAAACTGCTGGTTACCGGAGGCGCGGGTTACGTCGGCGGCGGAGTCGCGCAGGTTCTGCTCGAAGAGGGCCACGAGGTGGTGGTCGTCGATGATCTCTCCACCGGCAATACCGATGGCGTCCCGGCCGGGGCCAAGTTCGTCGAGGGCGATATCGCCACGGTCGGCGTAGATCTCATCGCGGCCGAATCCTTCGACGGCGTCCTGCATTTCGCGGCGCAGTCGCTGGTCGGCGAGTCGGTGGTGCAGCCGGAGAAGTACTGGCACGGCAACGTGGTCAAGACCCTGGCGCTGCTCGAGGCCATGCGGGACGCGGGCACCCCGCGCCTGGTCTTCTCCTCCACCGCGGCGGTGTACGGCGAACCGGAGCAGGTGCCTATCGTCGAGGACGCGCCCAAGGCCCCGACCAATCCGTATGGCGCGTCGAAGCTTTCGATCGATTACGCCATTACCTCGTACGCGGCGGCGCACGGGCTCGCGGCCACCAGCCTGCGGTACTTCAATGTGGCCGGTGCCTACGCCGGGCTCGGCGAGAACCGGGTGGTGGAGACGCATCTGATCCCTCTCGTCTTGCAGACGGCGCTGGGCCATCGGGATTCGATCTCGGTCTTCGGCACCGACTATCCGACGCCGGATGGCAGTGCGGTGCGCGACTACATCCACATTCGCGATCTGGCGCAGGCGCATCTGCTGGCGCTGACCCAGTCGCAGCCGGGTGCGCATCGCATCTTCAATCTGGGTAGCGGCACCGGTTTCTCGGTGCGCGAGGTTATTTCGGCGTGCCGCCGGGTGACGGGGCTGCCCATCAACTCGGTGGACGCGCCGCGTCGCGCCGGTGATCCGGCGGTGCTCATCGCCTCCAGCGATAAGGCGATGGCCGAGCTGGGGTGGCGGCCCGAACACACCGATCTGGACGAGATCGTCACCGACGCCTGGGATTTCCTGCGCGCGCTCGGCGATCGCGCGCACAGCGCACGCAAGTAG
- a CDS encoding VOC family protein, which produces MLRGMATVTYYADDLEAAKDWYSEFLRTAPYFTVPGGYYEFRIGDYQAELGLIDRKFAPSHPDQPGGQVVNWHVDDLPATFERLLSMGAKEFEPITERGAGTGFVTAAVVDPFGNVLGIMSNPHYLEILAQRAE; this is translated from the coding sequence ATGCTGCGTGGAATGGCCACCGTCACCTATTACGCCGACGACCTGGAGGCCGCCAAGGACTGGTACAGCGAATTCCTCCGCACGGCACCGTATTTCACGGTCCCGGGCGGGTACTACGAATTCCGTATCGGCGACTACCAGGCCGAGCTCGGCCTCATCGATCGCAAGTTCGCGCCGAGCCATCCCGATCAGCCTGGCGGCCAGGTGGTCAACTGGCATGTCGATGATCTGCCCGCCACCTTCGAACGACTGCTGAGCATGGGTGCCAAGGAGTTCGAGCCGATCACCGAACGCGGCGCGGGCACCGGATTCGTCACCGCCGCGGTCGTCGACCCGTTCGGAAACGTCCTGGGCATCATGTCCAACCCGCACTACCTCGAAATTCTCGCCCAGCGCGCCGAGTAG